A portion of the Juglans microcarpa x Juglans regia isolate MS1-56 chromosome 1D, Jm3101_v1.0, whole genome shotgun sequence genome contains these proteins:
- the LOC121268715 gene encoding mediator of RNA polymerase II transcription subunit 12 isoform X3 — protein sequence MQRRQSQLTPYKLKCDKEPLNSRLGPPDFHPQTTNCPEETLTRDYVQSGYKETIEGIEEAREISLTQVQAFTKPVVVKCKEAIRKRFRAINESRAQKRKAGQVYDVPLSGSQLTKPGIFPEQRASGEDFRKKWIEGLSQPHKRLRFLADHVPHGFRRKSLFEILIRNNVPLLRATWFIKVTYLNQVRPGSAGAPEKTQLSRTEHWTKDVIDYMQYLLDEFFSRNNFHSIPHGRDRSTQVPYAGSLQHRSDLSSTVLDGEEPSLHFKWWYMARLLQWHHAEGLLLPSLIIDWVLNQLQEKDFLEILQFLLPIIYGVLETVVLSQTYVRSLAGVAIRFIREPSPGGSDLVDNSRKAYTTSALVEMLRYLILAVPDTFVALDCFPLPPYVVSHAVNDGNFISKVSADAEKKKNGSAEVASLFKSKAIDAQYQSLAFDHVVSSIQKRANNLATAARPGYPGRSLAKAVQSLDKSLVHGDVRGACKFLFEDHCDGAIAEGWIAEVSRCLRSSLKWIGTVTLSFVCSVFFLCEWATCDYRDFRTVPPDNLKFSGRKDFCEVYIAIRILKLKVKDLQSSSRGKSGNALGISGVGRGSSQQNSGRTSVGNVFEINDSLRSVDRSCVKSDIFDSPGPLHDIIVCWIDQHEVRNGEGCKRLHLLFVELVRAGIFYPQAYVRQLIVSGILEMNGPVVDLDRQKRHYRILKQLPGLFMCDALEEARIAERQKLLEAMHIYSNERRLVLRGLSCDQRKNSKTANISAQKPIHGKDGASLAPIEHWKASQSSSNVLPAKNVKNDFDVEELKMAISVLLHFPNNSSLSMEIGLDESQGSVKRDFGSIINKMDLLEGTPGCEECRRAKRQKLSEERSPYLQVHSPIPSDDEDTWWVRKGPKSLESFKVEAPLKSTKQVPRSRQKTVRKTQSLSQLAYSRIEGSQGASTSHVCDGRISCPHHKSGMEGETPKSADGIKTNHCGDIVTIGKALKKLHFGEKRTLTVWLMTVVRQLIEETEKTVVKVGQFGRSFTPVDDRSTIQWKFGEDELSAILYLMDLTNDLVPAVKFLLWLFPKVLSSSNFTIHAGRNVLMLPRNVDNQVCEVGEAFLLSSLRRYENILVAIDLIPQALSATMHRAAAVMASIGRVSGSTALVFARYLLKKYGNVGSVIEWEKSFKATCDKRLLSELESGRSVDGESGFPLGVPAGVEDLDEFFRQKIGGGRSSRVGMSMRDIVQRHIDDTCNYFLGKERKLFAAGPPKGPVFDKWDDGYQVAQLIITGIMDCFRQTGGAAQEGDPSLVSSAVSAIVSNIGPTIAKMPDFSGNNNINISSAAGSLNFSRHILRIHITCLCLLKEALGERQSRVFEIALATEASSALAGVFSPVKASRTQFQLSPEAHESNANMSNESLSSSTKLVFSRSTKIAAAVSALVIGAVIHGATSLERIVTVFRLKEGLDVIQFVRNTRSNSNGNARSIGAPRVDNSVEVYVHWFRLLVGNCRTVCDGLIVELLGKPYIVALSRMQRMLPLSLVFPPAYSIFAYLMWRPFIVNTNLATREDINQLYQSLTMAMVDAIKHLPFRDVCLRDSRGFYDLVAADGSDAEFAAMLELTVSDNHLKSTAFVPLRARIFLNAIIDCKMPQSLSALEDGNRISGHGESRVQYLESETKLLDKLVHVLDTLQPAKFHWQWVELRLLLNEQSLIEKIENHDMSLVDALRSSSPTPEKAAASENENNFIVVILTRLLVRPDAAPLFSEVFHLFGQSLEDSMLLQAKWFLGGQDVLFGRKTIRQRLISIAESKGLSTKPQFWKPWGWCNSGSHPSPKRGDKKFEVSSLEEGEVVEEGIDLKRYGKGSTQILDTEGSNVNLQHVTELALIELLLPCIDQSSDESRNTFANDLIKQFNGIEQQINAVTRGASKQAGLIPSGIEGPANKGNNRKVMRGGSPGLARRPAGTMDSAPPSPAALRASMSLRLQLLLRFLPIICGDGEPSGRSMRHTLASIILRLLGNRVVYEDADLSFYPTQNYFSKRELESPVEASLAASVDFSGESLFDRLLLVLHGLLSSCQPSWLRSKPTSKSSSEITKESSGLDREVAETLQNDLNRMPLPETIRLRIQTAMPILLPSVHWSVSCQPPSVPGAALALLQPSISTTGVHSCPPQRIPAPLARTAANTSGKFKSMPLQLDHDMEIDPWTLLEDGAGSGPSSSNTAVIGSGDQANLRASSWLKGAVRVRRTDLTYTGAMDEDS from the exons GCGACAGTCTCAACTAACTCCATACAAGTTGAAGTGTGATAAAGAACCTTTAAATTCCCG ACTTGGGCCACCTGACTTTCACCCCCAAACTACAAATTGTCCTGAGGAGACACTTACCAGAGACTATGTGCAATCTGGTTACAAAGAGACGATTGAAGGAATTGag GAAGCTAGAGAGATTTCCTTGACTCAGGTTCAAGCTTTCACTAAGCCTGTGGTTGTCAAGTGCAAAGAG GCAATTAGAAAACGTTTCAGGGCCATCAATGAATCTCGTGCTCAAAAGCGAAAG GCTGGTCAGGTTTATGATGTGCCACTTTCTGGTTCACAATTAACTAAACCTGGTATCTTTCCTGAACAAAGAGCATCTGGTGAAGACTTCCGGAAGAAATGGATTGAG GGTCTATCACAACCACACAAACGGTTACGCTTTTTGGCTGATCATGTTCCTCATGGATTTAGGAGGAAATCTCTCTTTGAGATTCTAATTAGGAATAATGTTCCGTTATTGAGAGCAACTTGGTTCATCAAAGTAACTTATCTTAATCAG GTTCGGCCTGGTTCTGCAGGGGCTCCTGAAAAAACTCAGTTGTCTCGCACTGAACACTGGACAAAAGATGTCATTGATTATATGCAATATCTCTTGGATGAGTTTTTCTCTAGAAACAATTTTCATTCTATTCCACATGGCAGAGATCGGTCAACACAAGTGCCTTATGCTGGGTCATTACAGCATAGGAGTGATCTGTCATCAACAGTCCTTGATGGTGAGGAGCCTTCCCTGCATTTCAAATGGTGGTACATGGCACGTCTCTTGCAATGGCACCATGCAGAAGGGCTacttcttccttctcttatCATTGATTGGGTTCTGAATCAACTACAG GAAAAGGATTTTCTCGAGATTTTGCAGTTTCTGTTGCCtattatatatggtgttttaGAAACTGTTGTTCTATCTCAAACATATGTACGGAGTCTCGCTGGGGTAGCTATTCGTTTCATTCGTGAACCTTCTCCTGGTGGATCAGATCTTGTAGATAATTCGCGGAAGGCATATACAACTTCTGCGCTGGTTGAGATGCTTCGCTATTTAATACTGGCTGTACCTGATACATTTGTTGCATTGGACTGCTTTCCCTTACCACCCTATGTAGTATCCCATGCAGTAAATGACGGGAATTTCATATCGAAGGTTTCTGCGGATgcggaaaagaaaaaaaatggttctGCAGAAGTTGCTTCATTGTTCAAAAGTAAAGCTATAGATGCTCAATATCAATCCTTGGCCTTTGATCATGTTGTTTCCTCTATTCAGAAACGTGCCAATAATCTTGCAACAGCTGCAAGACCTGGCTATCCAGGGCGTAGTCTGGCTAAAGCTGTACAGTCCTTGGATAAATCTCTTGTGCATGGAGATGTCAGAGGAGCTTGTAAATTTCTCTTTGAAGATCATTGTGATGGTGCTATTGCGGAAGGTTGGATTGCAGAAGTAAGCCGATGCCTAAGGTCATCGTTGAAGTGGATTGGGACTGTGACTTTATCATTTGTTTGTTCTGTGTTTTTCCTTTGTGAATGGGCAACATGTGATTACAGGGATTTTCGGACTGTCCCACCTGATAACCTTAAGTTTTCAGGCAGAAAAGATTTTTGTGAAGTATATATTGCAATTCGAATTTTAAAGCTGAAGGTAAAAGATTTGCAAAGTTCATCTCGAGGCAAGAGTGGGAACGCCCTTGGAATTAGTGGTGTTGGAAGGGGTTCCTCGCAGCAAAACTCTGGCAGGACATCTGTGGGAAATGTATTTGAAATTAATGACAGTTTGAGGAGTGTGGATCGAAGTTGTGTAAAGTCAGATATATTTGACAGCCCTGGTCCCTTACATGATATCATAGTCTGCTGGATTGATCAGCATGAAGTACGCAATGGAGAAGGTTGCAAACGCCTTCATCTACTCTTTGTGGAACTCGTACGTGCTGGCATATTTTACCCCCAGGCATATGTGAGACAGCTGATAGTAAGTGGAATATTGGAAATGAATGGACCTGTGGTTGACCTTGACAGACAGAAGAGACATTATCGAATATTGAAGCAGTTACCTGGGCTCTTTATGTGTGATGCTTTGGAAGAAGCAAGGATTGCTGAAAGGCAAAAACTTTTGGAGGCCATGCATATTTACTCAAATGAACGCCGCCTTGTACTTCGTGGATTGTCTTGCGATCAACggaaaaactcaaaaactgCAAATATATCAGCTCAGAAGCCCATCCATGGGAAGGATGGTGCTTCCTTAGCTCCCATTGAACACTGGAAAGCTTCTCAATCATCATCTAATGTATTACCTgctaaaaatgttaaaaatgattttgatgttgAGGAGCTGAAGATGGCCATCTCAGTACTGCTGCATTTTCCAAACAATTCATCTTTATCCATGGAAATTGGACTTGATGAATCTCAAGGGAGTGTCAAGAGGGATTTTGGGTCAATCATCAACAAGATGGATCTGTTGGAAGGTACACCTGGGTGTGAAGAATGTAGAAGGGCAAAGAGACAAAAATTAAGTGAGGAAAGGAGCCCATACCTTCAAGTACATTCACCTATTCCGTCAGACGATGAAGATACATGGTGGGTGAGGAAGGGGCCTAAATCTTTGGAGTCCTTCAAAGTTGAAGCTCCACTTAAGTCAACCAAGCAAGTCCCCAGGAGTCGGCAGAAGACTGTGCGTAAAACTCAAAGTCTTTCTCAGTTAGCATATTCTAGAATTGAGGGTAGCCAGGGAGCATCTACAAGTCACGTATGTGATGGTAGGATAAGCTGTCCTCACCATAAATCTGGAATGGAAGGAGAGACTCCTAAGTCAGCTGATGGGATCAAAACAAACCATTGCGGAGACATTGTTACCATTGGAAAGGCTTTAAAGAAGCTGCATTTTGGAGAAAAGAGGACACTTACAGTTTGGTTGATGACTGTTGTTAGGCAGCTTATTGAAGAGACAGAAAAGACTGTGGTCAAGGTTGGCCAGTTTGGTAGGTCTTTCACTCCTGTTGATGATCGGAGCACTATACAGTGGAAGTTTGGAGAGGATGAACTGTCTGCTATACTGTATTTGATGGATCTAACAAATGATTTAGTTCCAGCGGTCAAATTTCTCCTTTGGTTGTTTCCAAAGGTTCTCAGTAGCTCAAATTTTACAATCCATGCTGGGAGAAATGTTTTGATGCTGCCAAGGAATGTGGACAACCAAGTTTGTGAAGTAGGGGAGGCATTTCTTTTGTCATCCCTTCGAAG GTATGAGAACATACTTGTTGCGATAGATCTTATTCCTCAAGCTTTGTCGGCCACAATGCATCGTGCTGCAGCAGTTATGGCCTCAATTGGAAGAGTTTCTGGTTCAACTGCCCTAGTTTTTGCTCGATATCTTTTGAAGAAATATGGCAATGTGGGTAGTGTCATTGAATGGGAGAAGAGTTTCAAGGCTACATGTGATAAGAGACTTCTTTCTGAACTTGAATCTGGACGCTCAGTAGATGGAGAGTCGGGGTTTCCACTTGGAGTTCCTGCAGGAGTTGAGGATCTTGATGAATTTTTCCGTCAAAAGATAGGTGGTGGTCGGTCATCCAGAGTGGGTATGAGCATGAGAGATATAGTGCAACGACATATTGATGATACTTGTAACTATTTCCTTGGTAAAGAGAGAAAGCTTTTTGCTGCTGGTCCACCGAAAGGTCCTGTTTTTGACAAATGGGATGATGGATATCAGGTCGCTCAGCTAATAATTACAGGAATAATGGACTGCTTTAGGCAGACTGGTGGTGCCGCTCAAGAAGGGGACCCCTCATTAGTGTCTTCTGCTGTTTCTGCCATCGTTAGTAATATTGGACCAACTATAGCAAAAATGCCTGATTTTTCaggaaataataatataaacatttCATCTGCTGCAGGTTCATTGAATTTTTCTAGACACATTTTGCGTATCCATATAACTTGCCTATGCCTGCTTAAGGAAGCTCTGGGAGAGCGCCAAAGCCGTGTATTTGAGATAGCTCTTGCAACAGAAGCTTCTTCTGCCCTGGCTGGAGTTTTTTCTCCTGTAAAGGCATCTCGCACTCAGTTTCAGTTGTCTCCTGAAGCTCATGAATCCAATGCAAACATGTCAAATGAAAGTTTGAGCAGCTCTACAAAACTAGTGTTCAGCAGATCAACAAAAATTGCAGCTGCTGTGTCTGCCCTTGTGATTGGGGCAGTTATTCATGGGGCTACTAGCCTGGAGAGAATTGTAACTGTCTTCCGCTTGAAGGAAGGATTGGATGTAATTCAATTTGTGAGGAATACAAGATCCAATTCAAATGGTAATGCCCGTTCAATTGGGGCTCCGAGGGTGGATAACTCTGTTGAAGTTTATGTGCATTGGTTTAGACTGCTTGTGGGAAATTGTAGAACTGTCTGTGATGGACTGATTGTGGAACTCTTGGGTAAACCATACATAGTGGCACTTTCAAGGATGCAGCGAATGCTGCCTCTTAGCTTAGTCTTTCCACCTGCCTATTCAATATTTGCCTACCTTATGTGGCGGCCATTCATCGTGAACACAAACCTGGCAACTCGCGAAGACATCAACCAATTATATCAATCTTTAACAATGGCAATGGTTGATGCTATAAAACACTTGCCTTTTCGAGATGTATGCTTGAGAGATAGTCGGGGTTTCTATGATCTTGTAGCTGCAGATGGTAGTGATGCTGAATTTGCTGCCATGCTAGAGTTGACTGTTTCAGATAACCATTTAAAATCCACGGCCTTTGTTCCTCTCCGAGCCAGGATTTTTCTAAATGCCATCATTGACTGTAAAATGCCTCAATCACTATCTGCACTAGAAGATGGGAATCGGATTTCCGGACATGGTGAATCTAGAGTTCAATATTTGGAGAGTGAAACAAAACTTCTAGATAAGCTTGTACATGTCTTGGATACCCTGCAACCTGCAAAATTTCATTGGCAATGGGTGGAGCTCAGGCTTCTTTTGAATGAACAATCCCTCATTGAAAAAATCGAAAACCATGATATGTCCTTAGTGGATGCTTTACGGTCCTCCTCTCCTACTCCTGAAAAAGCTGCTGCTTCTGAGAATGAGAACAACTTTATTGTCGTCATCCTTACAAGGTTACTGGTCAGACCTGATGCAGCACCCCTTTTCTCAGAGGTGTTTCATCTTTTTGGACAGTCACTGGAAGATTCAATGCTGCTACAGGCTAAATGGTTCCTGGGAGGCCAGGATGTTCTTTTTGGTCGGAAGACGATCAGACAGAGGCTTATTAGTATTGCTGAGAGTAAAGGTCTATCAACAAAGCCCCAGTTTTGGAAGCCTTGGGGCTGGTGTAATTCTGGATCTCATCCATCACCAAAGAGGGGAGACAAGAAGTTCGAAGTCTCCTCTCTTGAGGAAGGAGAGGTTGTTGAAGAGGGAATAGACTTGAAAAGGTATGGAAAAGGGTCTACTCAAATATTGGACACTGAAGGTTCCAATGTCAACCTGCAGCATGTTACGGAGCTGGCTCTCATTGAATTACTTCTTCCTTGCATAGATCAAAGCTCTGATGAATCGCGAAATACCTTTGCAAATGATCTGATCAAGCAGTTTAATGGTATTGAGCAACAAATAAATGCAGTAACTCGTGGGGCCAGCAAACAGGCAGGATTAATACCTTCTGGAATTGAAGGACCAGCAAACAAAGGAAATAATCGCAAGGTTATGAGAGGTGGTAGTCCTGGCTTAGCTAGACGTCCTGCAGGCACAATGGATTCTGCTCCACCCTCCCCTGCAGCTTTGCGAGCTTCTATGTCATTGCGCTTGCAGTTACTCCTGAGATTTCTTCCCATCATTTGTGGAGATGG GGAACCATCGGGCCGGAGTATGAGGCACACACTTGCCTCGATAATACTTCGTCTCCTTGGAAATCGAGTTGTGTATGAAGATGCAGACCTTTCATTTTATCCCACGCAGAATTATTTTTCCAAGAGAGAGTTGGAGTCTCCTGTAGAAGCCTCTTTGGCTGCCTCTGTAGATTTTTCTGGTGAAAGTCTCTTTGATCGGTTATTGTTAGTTTTGCATGGCTTGTTGAGTAGTTGTCAGCCGAGTTGGCTGAGGTCAAAGCCTACCTCCAAGTCAAGCAGTGAAATTACAAAGGAATCTTCTGGACTTGATCGCGAGGTAGCAGAGACTCTGCAG AATGACTTAAATCGGATGCCACTGCCTGAAACAATTCGGTTGCGAATTCAAACTGCAATGCCAATTCTTCTTCCTTCTGTCCATTGGTCCGTCTCTTGCCAACCACCATCTGTTCCAGGTGCTGCCCTTGCTTTGCTTCAACCCAGCATCTCCACTACTGGGGTTCATTCTTGTCCACCCCAAAGGATTCCAGCTCCTTTGGCACGAACTGCAGCTAATACATCAGGGAAGTTCAAGTCAATGCCCTTGCAGCTGGATCACGATATGGAAATTGATCCATGGACTCTCTTGGAAGATGGTGCAGGATCTGGGCCATCTTCGAGTAACACGGCTGTGATAGGCAGCGGTGACCAAGCTAATCTTCGAGCATCCAGCTGGCTTAAGGGTGCTGTAAGGGTGAGGCGGACAGACCTCACCTATACTGGTGCCATGGATGAGGATAGCTGA